Genomic segment of Candidatus Eisenbacteria bacterium:
GTCCCTGTCGATCCCGAGGAAGAGAACCGCGCATCGTCGCTCAACCGTCTTCATCGCGCGAAGGAGATCGGCCTGTCCCTTCCGCCGGGCGAACATCCCGACGACCGGAAGGCCCTCGGGGAGAGGAATCGTCCTGCGGGCGTCGAGAACCCGCTCCTCGGGCACCTCTCGAACCGATTCGAGAGGGATGCCGTTGTGCACCACGTCGATCTTCTCGCGGGGCGTTCCTCCGCACGCCATCGCTTCCGCGACCCGTTCGCTCACCGCGATGATCCGGTCGGTGAAGGCGCCGAAATAGCGTCCCTGGAGACGCCCGCCGGTCGAGAGGGGCATGTTTCTTCGCGTGTGAACCAATCGGAAGCCCCCTCCGAAGAGGTGCTTCGCCTGGATCGTGAGGTGGCGGTCGAGCGAGGCGTGCGCGTTGATCACGTCGACGGCTCGCGCGCGGGCGGCGCGGGCGAGGGCGCGGCTTCTGTGGAGGGCGAGAGGGTTCCTTCCGAAGACGAACGGGACGAGGCGCACGGAAGGATGCGCGGCGAACCGTTCGTGCAGCAAGGATTCCTCGCGGCAGCAGAGGAAAACCTCGTGTCCGAGCCGGGCGAGCCCGTCGGTGAGCCACGTGATCGAGTTCGTCGAGCCCCCGATATCCCCCTGATGCGTGATCTCCAGGATTCGGAGCGGTCTCGATCTCACCGCCGTTCTCCGGGGGGGAATCCCTCGGCGGCGCGGATCGCCTCGAGACAGGTAGCCGTGTGGATCGCGACGGTGTCGGCGAGCCGGCGTGCGTAGCCCCCGGCGAGCACGACCGCGACCGGGACGCCTCGCGCCGCGAGTTCCTCGAAGACGATCCGGTCCCTCTCCAGAAGGCCGGCGCGCGTGAGGGAGAGCCCGCCGAGCTGATCTTCCTCGAACGGATCCGCCCCCGCCACGTAGATCGCGAGATCGGGGCGCTCTTCGTCCCGCAATCGAGGGAGGGTCTCTCGGAGAAGATCGAGATACTCCTCGTCTCCCGTTCCGTCCCCAAGCCCGATGTCGAGATCGGAGCGTTCCTTGACGGGGTAGTTGTTTTCTTGATGCATCGAAAAGGTGAAGACCGAATTGTCGGATCGGAAGACGGCCGCCGTCCCGTTCCCCTGATGGAGGTCGAGGTCGACGACGAGTACCTTTCGGGCGAGCCCGTCTCTCTGGGCGGCGCGGGCGGCGATCGCCACGTCGTTCACGTAGCAAAAGCCCTCGGCGCGATCG
This window contains:
- a CDS encoding histone deacetylase, whose translation is EAFRLAAGGSILAGRIAAERGVGVHLGGGLHHAFPDRAEGFCYVNDVAIAARAAQRDGLARKVLVVDLDLHQGNGTAAVFRSDNSVFTFSMHQENNYPVKERSDLDIGLGDGTGDEEYLDLLRETLPRLRDEERPDLAIYVAGADPFEEDQLGGLSLTRAGLLERDRIVFEELAARGVPVAVVLAGGYARRLADTVAIHTATCLEAIRAAEGFPPGERR
- a CDS encoding glycosyltransferase family 4 protein, with product MRSRPLRILEITHQGDIGGSTNSITWLTDGLARLGHEVFLCCREESLLHERFAAHPSVRLVPFVFGRNPLALHRSRALARAARARAVDVINAHASLDRHLTIQAKHLFGGGFRLVHTRRNMPLSTGGRLQGRYFGAFTDRIIAVSERVAEAMACGGTPREKIDVVHNGIPLESVREVPEERVLDARRTIPLPEGLPVVGMFARRKGQADLLRAMKTVERRCAVLFLGIDRDEELEALRTSLRLPHAVIYGGFRSDILPYYRLLDVFVLPSVIEGFSLAILEAMASGLPVVCTDAGGNAEAVRDGVNGFLFRPGEIDRLAAGLRKLLEDGVLRTEIGRRNREEAFRRFDVRETVRKTESVYLSLIEAKSES